TTGTTCCAGAAGACGCAGTTATCCACAGCTACGTCAGTACTGCGTATGGCTAGTGCGCCAGCATTCAGGCGTCCCTCGTTTCCATAAAAGGTACAATTTGAAAACGTAGAGTCATCGGCAAAATTAAATTGAATGCCCCCTCCACCTAATGTTCCAGCTCCGTTTGATCCTAAGTTTTTAGCAATTAGACAGTTCGTGGCATCAAGTCGACCTTCAACATAGATACCACCACCACTACGAGCAAAATTTTGAAGAACCTTACAGTTGGTAAGTTTGAGATCCATATCCTCAATATATATCCCGCCACCCATTCCTTTATCAACCTCTATACCATTGACCATGAAATCATCAAATAGATCTGCATTCCCACCGTTAATGGTCACTCCATCGATAATATTTGTGCCGGCGCCGCTCGTACCTACCACGATATGATAGGCGTTTTCTGCATTGTTTGCAAAACTGAGTGTACCACCTGCACCGGTCACTACATCATCGTTATTGAAGTCCCCACTCAAGACCGTTTCATGAGCCCTATTGCCTAGGTCTCTCTGTGCTAGGCTCTGCCCACTGGCAAAACCCCCATACAGTTCTACATAGTTGACTAGAAGAAAGGCGTTATCCCTGTCCTGATCCGTACCAAAATTTACACCGTCCTCTGGACTGTAAAGGGGTTTATAGGTTCCGCCCGCTATGTGGATCCTGAGTCTGTTTGAGTCGGTATAATTACTCTCGCTACCTTTTGCAAATAGCAGGGCATCAGCGAGTTCTGGTAGGGCGTTTGTCCAAGAATTCCCGGTTTCATTGCCTCCAGTCACTTTTTTATCCACATACAGGATATTATTTGCATCTGGAGCGATAGCCTCGGTAAACGTAAGCTGAAAGTCCTCCTCATCATAACAGGCCGCGTTTAAATAGCCGTAGATATAAAGTGTCACGGGATAGACTATAAACTGTGAAACCTGAATGGTCTGACCCGGTGCAAAGGCGGTACCCCTACCACGTGATGCCGTATAATACATTTCATTGCCAGTCAAATTAGATCCAGTAATGGCAGGAAAGGTAAAGGTGTTGGTTTCGGTCTGGTCTGCCAGGTCATCTACATCAACGGTGCACGGCGGGATTACGGCAAAATCATCAAAACCTATATCACCGTCAAAACTATTGCCTGTAGTACCCGTAAACCTGAACTGAACCGTCTCGCCTAGGTAAGAGTCCAGGTTGGTCTCACTGCGTTGCCATAGATCCACGTTGTCGCTGAAAGGCGCAATGATCTGCGTCCATGAGGGGTTTGAAAGGGTTCTGATATCCACTTCCAGACTACCTATATTTGAACCTAGCATATGGTACCAGAATATCATCTGTGAACCTGCCTGAGCGCCGTCCAGGCTTATGTAGGGGCTTGTCATAACGGCAGTCCTACCCGCAGATCCACCAGAAGCCTCCAGATAGAGGTAGGTGCCCTGTCCTGGCACTCCCGTGGTATTATCTGCACTGGGCCCAGTGCCACCAGAACCCGTATTGTCAGTATCAGTAGTCCAGTCAAAGCTGTCCCCACCCTCATTAGTCCAGTCCTCAGACAGGGCATAGGATGGTTCTGAACTTGTAGGGCCTGTGGGGAAATTATCAAAGTCTTGAATATAAGGTATGGTTTGAGGAGGTGGTGAATTAATCGTAAGATCAAGATTAACCCCTTCATTAGTGCAATCATTTTCGGTAGGCTTAACGTGTGGACGTTCATTTACCGCATTTGCCGTAAGGTTTATTGAAAAAATCAATAACAGGATTTGGATTAATTTCATTGTTTCTTAATTACTTGTTTGCATAAGCTACATCGTTGTTGCACGGTGTAGAAATTTTATTATGGATAGTGTTGATGTGCGTTACGCTTTCGCGAAAGCGTAAAAACCACAATATTTATCTCTCATACCCTGATAATCCACAAGATAACTAAGTCCTAGACAGAAAGATGTTAAAACCTCGTACTTCCCAAAAAATTGTGAAGTATGGGAAAATTCTTGCTTGCATAGTAGTATATCATTAAGGCAATAGGATTTTGTTTAAAATTGTAGTAGGGACTTTATTTTATGGTTCGATTGCTAGTTCTTGTTTGACTATTTTTTCTACCGGTAATTCTAACTGCGCAGGCAATAGATATTTTGCCTGTAATTTAAAACGAGCAGCAGTTTAAAAAGTCACCAATATTTTTGATAAACGTTTTGATCGATATCATGACCAAAAAGTCAAACTCAAGTCGAGTTTTAAAGATTCTATCTTTGCGGTACAGCAGTGGGCTAAGAAAAACGGTAGTCAAAAGCAGGGGCTCGATGCTGATTTCCAGGTGTTTCTTGCCTACAACCAGATGATTAAAAATGATAGTATCCTTGCCACGGGAAACCAGTTGCTGATCGACCAGAAGTTTCTAAAATTTCCGGAATCTGTGTACGTGGCAAAGGAAGTATCCAGTACTTGTGCGTAAAAGGGTTTTTTTATCGTAGACAATTGAAAACCTTTCCACTCATCAAGTCATTACTTGAAAAATATGAAGCAGAGAATCCAGAATATTATGATAGTGACCTTGCCCTGATTTATTATAACATAGGCGATTATGACAATGCAAGGAAAGTTTTAAAGAACAGTTAGCAAATTCTCAAGGGATTAATGACTTGTTCAGGACAGCAAGCACGTACAACAACATAACACAACCCATAAAAAAGAGAATCGCGATTCCCACGCCTTGAACAATTACCGTAAATCGCTGGAGCTGCTACGACATGATAATGCAGAAGATCACTTCTTCAACAAGGCCTATCGAGTTCATTTTACTTACGTTGTTACCTCAAATATCGCAAGCCTCAATCTTAAAAAAGACGAACGGGATGGAGTGGAAAAAGCTTTCAAGACCGAACTTGAGTTTGTCAAGGAGGCTTAAGAGCCCAGAATCGTATTGCAGGGCCATCTCAATATGGTCGAGCTGTATCCCTTTCAAAATGATGTTGAACGAGTTCAGGAGTCGCTGGATAGTGCATATAGCTATCTTAAACTCTATAAAATTCCCTCGCTCAGAGCTGATGTTATTAGGCTTGAGGGAAAATATCTTTTGATAATGGGCAGGATAAAAGAGTCGCAAAATCTTTTTTTACAGGCTTTTATCATTACAGACTCGATCTAGAGAGCGATAACCCTCAATAATTTTAAAGAGGCCGCGCTGGAATATGACCTTGTGACCACCCAAATAGAACTCCAGGATTTCGAGAAACTACCGGATCAGACCTCGAAGACCAACTTTTTACTTTGGATCATTACGGCCATAACCCTACTTGCATTTCTAATTTTTGTAAACCGCTGCGATGCAACAATTGATAAAGGTGAACAATGCTGTCAGTAGTGAATCAGGCCAAACATTTGTTTTCAAAAGCAAAAAGGACTTACATCATCTGGAAGTAGCTTAGATTTTCCATTTACAGTCTGAAAAAACTATGTTCACATTTACACCTAAGATCGCTATTTTTCTCACCGAGCAAAACTAGAAGCCGGGCTTAAATCTATTAATAACAGGTTTCTAATGCGATGTCACAGGCGCTAAGCTTTAAACGTCAAGAATATTGAAAAACTGTATGGATTCAATGCAATTCTCCTGAATGAGGCAATTATACCTCTGTCATCTTCGTACAGACAAAAAATCGTAGATAATTAAGATAGACCTCTTAATTCTTCCACTCCAGCGATTCCAGCAAACGCACCATGTCTTGCTTAACATAATCTACCGCTGGATAGATAGAGTCGTAATTTGGTTTTGAATAAAAATAAAGGGCTCCAGTAAGGAAATGCTTGGTGCTGTCGGTCACATAAAACTGAGCATTGCTGGCGGCATCACCTTCCACCTCATACATCATTCCGTAGGTTTTCTTTATAGGATTGACAAATGGAAATTCTGCAATAACATCTGCTTTGCGGTTGTGGTCGTAACTTAGTTTCTGACCGTCTATAAGCAGCTCCCTTAGATTGTCCTCAACCGGTTTATAGGTAATATAGATCGTAGCCTCCATTTGAGGATATTCAATCTTCATGGAACAGTCACGTTTAGAAAGTACGCGAGCATAATCATTTGCTTCAAATAAAAAAGGGCACTGCTCTCGAGAAACAGCTCCGTAATCACCCCTATTGTATTGCAAGGCGAGTTGGGCAGCTGGTTTAGGTAGAACATCTCCATCCTTGCAAGATGCGCAGAGTATTATTACCGACAAAGCAATCAAAACAAATCTCAAGGCAGGGTACATTTTACTTGTTTTATGCGTTTCTTATCCATGGCTTCAATGATAAACGTGTAACCATGAAAACTTATTTTATCAAGCTTTCGTGGAAACGAACCTGTCTGCTCCAGTAAAAATCCGGCGAGAGTTTCTGATTCCCCTCGATATTCATTAAATAGTGCTTCTTGTTCTTCTTCAAAATCTAGTACTCGATAAAAATCTTTAAGCGGAGTAATAGCTTCAAAAATAAAGTTCTTATCATCTAGTTTTGAGTAAATAATATCCTCCTCGTCAAACTCATCGCTTATATCGCCTACAATCTCTTCAATAATGTCCTCCATGGTGATCAAACCGCTGGTACCACCATATTCATCAACTACTATGGCAAGGTGTTTCTTTTCTTCTTGAAATTCCTGCAAGAGATCATCAAGCTTTTTGTTTTCTGGAACAAAATAGGTCTCGCGTAACAACTTAGTCCACTCATAATTCCTGCGATCTATATAAGGAAGAAGATCCTTTACGTAAAGTACACCGGTAATCTGATCAATGCTTTCTTTGTAGACGGGAATACGGGAATATCCATGCTCAATCACCAGAGGAATGATCTCTTTGAACTCCAGCGCTTCGTCCAGCGCAAAAACGTTAGTACGGTTACGCATCACATTTTTAGTATCTGTATTACCGAAGCTTACGATACCTTGTAAAAGCTGTTGCTCCTCATCGGTAGTGTCTTCATCGTCAGTAAGTTCTAAGGCCTGTGATAGATGGGATACGGTAATGTTTGAACTGCGATTACCCAGTCTGTCGTGAATCTTGAGCGTAACATAACGCATGGGCAAGCTCATAAAGCTGAACAACTTATCCAAAACATTAAGCGGTATCGCCATAAAATTGGCAAATCCCACTGGGTTACGATTGGCATACACCTTAGGAAATATCTCTCCGAATAGCAATATTAAAAAGGTGACTACCACCACTTCAAGGATGAATCTCAAGTCAATCTCCAAGATAAAACCAAGATCTAAGCTTACTGGTTCCAAACCAGCAAACCAAACTTCAGAAATGATCCCAAAAATCAGTACAGATGTAATATTGATCGCATTATTAGCAATAAGAATAGTCGCCAGCAACTTTTTAGGCCGATCCAATAATTTTTCAACCAGCGACCGCTGGCTGAATTCTAGATTTTCATCTTCTAGCTCATTGCTGGTGAGACTGAACATAGCGACCTCTGCACCACTTATTAAAGCACTACAGACCAGTAGAAGTATAAAAAATATGAGGTAAAGCAGCGTGCCGTCTGTAAGTATAGAAGGCATGAGCATCAATAAACTACTAGGGTCGGGATCCAAATTCTAATATATTAAAATGGCAGATCGTCCTCATCGTCATCACTAATGGGGGCGTTGTACGTCTTCTGCGGTTCTTGGCTCTGTTGCGGTTGTTGACCTTGCGGGCGCTGCTGGTTCTGTTGATACTGTCCAGAATTAGAGTTGCCTTGTTGCGGGCGACTGTTTTCATTTTTGGGAGTCAAAAAAGTAAATTCTTGGACCTGGATTTCTGTTGTGTAACGTTGCTGGCCGTCTTCCCCTTGCCACTGTCGGTTTTTAATACGGCCTTCTATGTAAACCTTATCACCTTTGCTCAAATATTTCTCACAAACTTCAGCTGCTTTATTGCGTACCACGCAGTTGTGCCACTCAGTATTTGACACGCGTTCTCCTGTAGTTCTGTTTACGTACTCCTCATTAGTCGCAAGTGGAAATCTACCTATGCAACCACCATTTTCAAAGTACTTCATCTTCACCTCGTCGCCCGTGTGGCCTATGAGAATGACCTTATTTACTGTTCCTGCCATGATTCGTCTGTTTGGTTAAAATTTGCTTTTAAAAAAGTGTGTAAATATACGTAATTGATCAGGCATGAATAAGAAACGGTTTTTTACAAAATTTATAGAATCTTACTCCTTAGTTATATTCCAGAACTCACGCATGAACCGCTCGATCAGTACGTGAACCGGTTTTTCTGCGGCTTCGTCACGGGTTATGGCATTGGGAATTTCTGTTTCTGTCTCGATCACCCAGAAGTAAGCGTGAACCTTTCTATGAGATAATTTATGAACGATGGGATCTTGATTGTATACGCTTTCGCGAAAGCGTACTCCACCTAACAACTCCTGAAAAACTTGATCTTCACGAAGTTCATGAAACAGAAGGTTGCCTATAGACTCAACAAAGGGAAATTCATAAAGTCCTGCCCAGATTCCAGATTGAGGCCTTTGCTGAAGAATGGTTTTGTTTTGTGGGGTGAGAACCACGAGATAGTGATGAAAGAGGTTCTTGACCTTTGTCTTTTTCACCTTTACGGGTAGTTCATCTACTTTACCCATATTAAAAGCAACACAATCAGTTTGGAAAGGACAGGAGTTACAAAGCGGATTCTTAGGTGTGCAATGCGTAGCGCCAAATTCCATGATCGCCTGATTATAGGTCGCAGGATCTTTTTTGGAAATTAGCATTGTGGCGAGTGCTCTGAATTCTTTTTGACCTGGAGTAGTATTTATGGGGCTACTGATTCCCATAAGCCGAGACAAAACTCTATAAACATTACCATCTACCACGGGAACTACCTCATCATAACAAAAACTGGCAATCGCAGCAGCCGTGTATGCCCCCACACCCTTTAATGTAAGCAAATCTTTGTAGCTGGTCGGAAATATACCACCGTCTTCAACTACTTGTTGAGCTGCTTTATGCAGGTTTCTTGCGCGGCTGTAATAGCCTAAACCCTGCCATAATTTGAGGACCTGTTCTTGTGGAGCCCTAGCGAGATCATCTACCGTAGGGAAGGTTTCTATGAAGTTCAAGTAGTATGGAAGTCCCTGATTAACACGAGTTTGTTGTAAAATAATCTCACTGAGCCAGATTTTATAGGGGTCCCTTGTTTTGCGCCAGGGAAGTGATCGATGGTGGTTTTTATACCATTCTAAAAGCCGTGCTGATATTTCCATGAAGAAGGCAAGATAAGGAACGACTTCTTATCTTATTAAATTTTAAACAATTAGGGATTTATGATATTGATGAAAAGACTATCTTTGCGCCCTGTTTAAAGAAAAAGAATAATTAAACTGTAATTTTAAAATGACTAAAGCAGATATCGTATCTAAGATTTCAGAGAAGCTGGGAATGGAGAAAACAGACGTGCAGGCAACTGTCGAGTCTTTTATGGATGAAGTGAAGGAATCTCTGGAAACTGGAGAGAATGTGTACTTGAGAGGTTTTGGGAGCTTTATCGTTAAAACGAGAGCAGAGAAGACAGGTCGCAACATTTCTAAAAACACGACTATTAAGATTCCAGCACACAACATACCAGCATTCAAACCTGCAAAAGTGTTTGTAGAAGGAGTAAAACAAAACGTAAAAGTTAAGTAAAATATAAGAGATATGCCAAGCGGTAAAAAAAGAAAAAGACATAAGGTAGCAACACACAAACGTAAAAAGCGTCGTCGCGCTAATCGTCACAAGAAGAAAAAGTAGTCCAGTACTACTTTTTCTTTTTGCACTGTTCTTTGAAATAGGGCTGCATGTACAGCTCGCTCGGGTTGCTCAAACAAATCAAGCAACACATTACATTCAATAGCTAGGTCACTGCCTTAAGCAGTAGTCCTATGCATAATAATACAGGAATTATGGATAAAGAAATTATTATCCGTTCCGGTGCTTCAAAGATTGATTATGCTATTACTAAAGGTAGCAGGTTAATTGAACTCTATCAGGATGAAGAAGAGAACAAGTTTGCGGTAAGCGATATTTTTCTAGCAAAGCCTAAAAAAGTCCTATCTGGTCTTAATGCAGCATTTGTAGATGTAGGTTACGTGAAAGATGGATTTTTGCATTATCACGACCTAGGCCCAGGTTTTCTTACCCAACAAAAATTTACCAAGCAAATCATAGCAGGCAGGCGCAAAAATTTTGCCCTCAAAGACATTAAATCTGAAAATCTACTGGACAAGGGAGGTTCTATCGATAAGGTGGTCGTACCCGGTCAACCAGTACTGGTTCAGGTAGTTAAAGAGCCTATATCTACTAAAGGCCCTCGCCTCAGTGCAGAGCTTTCCATACCCGGTAGGTATGTGGTACTAGTACCTTTCTCTGATCGGATCTCCATATCTCAAAAGATTGAAGATCGTGAAGAAAAAAGCCGGCTTAAAAGATTGGTAAAGAGTATCAAACCTGAAGGCTTCGGAGTAATCGTACGCACGGTGGCAAAGGGTAAACTGGTAGCAGAACTGGACAAGGATCTTCAAAATCTCGTTTCTAAATGGGAACAGATGTGTGCAAAAATCCACAAATCAAAGTTTCCCAATAAAGTCATGACTGAGTTAAGCAGGACTAACTCACTCATGAGAGATGTATTCAATAGTACATTCACTTCTATAGTAGTTGACGATCAAGAGGTTTTTAATGAACTCAAGGATTATTTGAGAAATATTGCTCCAGAGAAGGAGTCTATCGTGAAGTTTCATAATGCGCGTACACCCATTTTTGAGAAGTACGGAATTGAACGACAAATTAAGACATCTTTCGGTAAGACCGTCAGTATGAGCAAAGGTGCTTATCTCGTGATTGAGCATACTGAAGCGATGCACGTGGTAGACGTCAACTCAGGAAACAGATCAAACAAGGCGGACAGTCAAGAGGAAACCGCTCTTGAAACAAACTTAATTGCAGCTA
This genomic interval from Nonlabens spongiae contains the following:
- a CDS encoding T9SS type A sorting domain-containing protein, whose product is MKLIQILLLIFSINLTANAVNERPHVKPTENDCTNEGVNLDLTINSPPPQTIPYIQDFDNFPTGPTSSEPSYALSEDWTNEGGDSFDWTTDTDNTGSGGTGPSADNTTGVPGQGTYLYLEASGGSAGRTAVMTSPYISLDGAQAGSQMIFWYHMLGSNIGSLEVDIRTLSNPSWTQIIAPFSDNVDLWQRSETNLDSYLGETVQFRFTGTTGNSFDGDIGFDDFAVIPPCTVDVDDLADQTETNTFTFPAITGSNLTGNEMYYTASRGRGTAFAPGQTIQVSQFIVYPVTLYIYGYLNAACYDEEDFQLTFTEAIAPDANNILYVDKKVTGGNETGNSWTNALPELADALLFAKGSESNYTDSNRLRIHIAGGTYKPLYSPEDGVNFGTDQDRDNAFLLVNYVELYGGFASGQSLAQRDLGNRAHETVLSGDFNNDDVVTGAGGTLSFANNAENAYHIVVGTSGAGTNIIDGVTINGGNADLFDDFMVNGIEVDKGMGGGIYIEDMDLKLTNCKVLQNFARSGGGIYVEGRLDATNCLIAKNLGSNGAGTLGGGGIQFNFADDSTFSNCTFYGNEGRLNAGALAIRSTDVAVDNCVFWNNSFRGNTNVAGADMGRSSLGFANFTVTYSLTQENSSFQGTDGINNQDPKFIDPSNDDFRLLPGSPVINTASNAAVPVGITTDAAGNTRIFDTTVDMGALENQGNIKLWTGVNGNDGIAGGNYFNNTAPAATDVIVIPGNGVTNYPTIDTPLTVDSIVMQSGSSLIANATVNASVKYTRNLPDTDWHLIAAPVAGETQEDIIAGTNLATGTGSNIGVGFYSNNTGPAYIFANEDSTGPIPSGGGISIKLAAASNVNITGTINSSTVTVPVTVGTRTSFNLLGNPFTSYLDATTFLNNNTSVLGENTVWLWNGTDYETFNLINSIKIAPAQGFFVEAGSNGNVSFATSNQSHNATDTFKSGNAITSFELTMSSAGEHVATKVFFDNRGTTGFDNGYDSTLFADATNHLELFTGLVANDQDMRLAIQTLSRDNMENNVIPVGVIAGAGDLLEFSIGTENLPTGLNVYLEDRLNQTLTLLEQGGAGYSVALDSDMNATGRFFIQMSNTTLGTGSTTTANIKIFTTNDNNLRITGLEDGKKAVAIYSLLGKEIVHHSFNTVGTEDISLPLVSAGIYIVNLQTEKGQQSQKILIQ
- the gldD gene encoding gliding motility lipoprotein GldD, which produces MYPALRFVLIALSVIILCASCKDGDVLPKPAAQLALQYNRGDYGAVSREQCPFLFEANDYARVLSKRDCSMKIEYPQMEATIYITYKPVEDNLRELLIDGQKLSYDHNRKADVIAEFPFVNPIKKTYGMMYEVEGDAASNAQFYVTDSTKHFLTGALYFYSKPNYDSIYPAVDYVKQDMVRLLESLEWKN
- the gldE gene encoding gliding motility-associated protein GldE is translated as MDPDPSSLLMLMPSILTDGTLLYLIFFILLLVCSALISGAEVAMFSLTSNELEDENLEFSQRSLVEKLLDRPKKLLATILIANNAINITSVLIFGIISEVWFAGLEPVSLDLGFILEIDLRFILEVVVVTFLILLFGEIFPKVYANRNPVGFANFMAIPLNVLDKLFSFMSLPMRYVTLKIHDRLGNRSSNITVSHLSQALELTDDEDTTDEEQQLLQGIVSFGNTDTKNVMRNRTNVFALDEALEFKEIIPLVIEHGYSRIPVYKESIDQITGVLYVKDLLPYIDRRNYEWTKLLRETYFVPENKKLDDLLQEFQEEKKHLAIVVDEYGGTSGLITMEDIIEEIVGDISDEFDEEDIIYSKLDDKNFIFEAITPLKDFYRVLDFEEEQEALFNEYRGESETLAGFLLEQTGSFPRKLDKISFHGYTFIIEAMDKKRIKQVKCTLP
- a CDS encoding single-stranded DNA-binding protein, with amino-acid sequence MAGTVNKVILIGHTGDEVKMKYFENGGCIGRFPLATNEEYVNRTTGERVSNTEWHNCVVRNKAAEVCEKYLSKGDKVYIEGRIKNRQWQGEDGQQRYTTEIQVQEFTFLTPKNENSRPQQGNSNSGQYQQNQQRPQGQQPQQSQEPQKTYNAPISDDDEDDLPF
- the mutY gene encoding A/G-specific adenine glycosylase, whose product is MEISARLLEWYKNHHRSLPWRKTRDPYKIWLSEIILQQTRVNQGLPYYLNFIETFPTVDDLARAPQEQVLKLWQGLGYYSRARNLHKAAQQVVEDGGIFPTSYKDLLTLKGVGAYTAAAIASFCYDEVVPVVDGNVYRVLSRLMGISSPINTTPGQKEFRALATMLISKKDPATYNQAIMEFGATHCTPKNPLCNSCPFQTDCVAFNMGKVDELPVKVKKTKVKNLFHHYLVVLTPQNKTILQQRPQSGIWAGLYEFPFVESIGNLLFHELREDQVFQELLGGVRFRESVYNQDPIVHKLSHRKVHAYFWVIETETEIPNAITRDEAAEKPVHVLIERFMREFWNITKE
- a CDS encoding HU family DNA-binding protein — protein: MTKADIVSKISEKLGMEKTDVQATVESFMDEVKESLETGENVYLRGFGSFIVKTRAEKTGRNISKNTTIKIPAHNIPAFKPAKVFVEGVKQNVKVK
- a CDS encoding Rne/Rng family ribonuclease, whose protein sequence is MDKEIIIRSGASKIDYAITKGSRLIELYQDEEENKFAVSDIFLAKPKKVLSGLNAAFVDVGYVKDGFLHYHDLGPGFLTQQKFTKQIIAGRRKNFALKDIKSENLLDKGGSIDKVVVPGQPVLVQVVKEPISTKGPRLSAELSIPGRYVVLVPFSDRISISQKIEDREEKSRLKRLVKSIKPEGFGVIVRTVAKGKLVAELDKDLQNLVSKWEQMCAKIHKSKFPNKVMTELSRTNSLMRDVFNSTFTSIVVDDQEVFNELKDYLRNIAPEKESIVKFHNARTPIFEKYGIERQIKTSFGKTVSMSKGAYLVIEHTEAMHVVDVNSGNRSNKADSQEETALETNLIAATEMARQLRLRDMGGIIVIDFIDMRKAENRKKLYEHMRNEMADDRAKHKILPPSKFGLIQITRQRVRQEVNIKTREENPNGNGEEIPAPITVIQRITEDLERHIKSGVKRITLNAHPFVAAFITKGYPSVRSKWFMKHQKWIKVMPRDAYTYLEYKFKDKDGNELS